The region TTGTGTGAACAGATCAACTTTTACGAGAAACAGGAAGTATAGTGTTGCCATGGATACAGTCAGTTTGCCCAAATTAGGCAGCAACGTTTTGTATTTCCTTAGCCTACATGTTGGAAAAATGAAGTTCGCCGAATTAACTACTACCAGTTAATTTTTGGCTGTGTACCAGTGGATGCGCTGACACCTATCAATTAATTATCTTGATACTGAAGAGACCCTAAAAACGGGAGGATactcaggcaagttctgaagCGTTCCCATTCCTGTCAGCGCacggagggggaaaaaaaaacagaaaacgagGCTCATTCCTCGTATTTTTATCTTGCCAAATTCCTTGCcgaaaaaaacatttatgttgATGTTCAAGCTCGTATTTGTTTCATCAAATCAGGGTCCCGCCATCACCGAAGTGTATTTGTTGCAAGTTTATCAAGTGCAGCACACAAAGAATTCGGCAACTTCCTGCTCACACGAACCGGGCAAATTGAATATCAAAATCGAATTCGGTCCGTGGCCCTATTTTTGACTTGATCGTAGAATACAAAGCGCGAAAAACAAGccgttgtttgttttgtgtgtgagtgtgtgtgagtgtgtgtgagtgagtgtgtgtgtttggttcgTAATTGACTAACGAGATAACGAGtcgttttttttcatcttttccgAATTTGGATTCCCAATTGAACATGAAAAGGACGGATGACAGACGGGTTTAAGTTGATAAACGACCCCACAACTTGATCCTTTTGAGGCCCAAACTGCATCTGTCAACGCGTTTGTCACGCGGCATAAATCCACGGCGGCAGCATCTGCTCGTTAgcttgtatttatatatatatatttttttgtggtttacTTATTTTGTGACGAATGACGCATTCAGACTCAGATGTCGCCGCGCGCCAAGCTGATTCTCACATATCCTTCCCGCCAGATAAAGGAGGGGGGGGCGGTCACGCTCTTACTGCCTTCCGGTCCGTTCCTCGTGACCTCATTATCTAAACACACTTTGTGCTGCACGGGTCTCCTGATGAGAAGTAGCTGTGCACGCTGACCAGCGGGAACACGGTGACGGCCCCCAGCAGGGAGCCGAGCTGCACTACGGCCCCACACCACACGAGGGCGCCGTGGCCCTCGTCGCGCAGGATCACGCCGATGATCACCTTCACATAGGACAGAGCGAGGACGAAGACGATCCAGGCCGACACCTGTGGAGCGGGGAGAGGGGTGAGTCCGGCGCGCCTGGGTACCTACATGTGGCGTCTCAGTGACATTCATTCATCTTTACACCTGCGAGTAGGAGGATAATGTTGGATGTTCGAGTAGAAGAAGCCCTAGCAGTGCACTCACAATGATGACACCACCTGCGGTGTCGTTGACCAGCAGTGGGCATGGGCTCAGCACCGCCATGCCCATTATGTAGGCTCCAACGCCACTGCCGATCACCGTGAGGGCTCCCATCAGCAGCAGGGATCTGTGAGGTGACAGAGGAGCATTCAGGGTTCTGGCTGTGTCGGGTCAGGCGGGTTTGATTCCTGTAGCCAGGATCTATTGAGATGTTGTGGCAACAGTgtgacccaaaaaaaaccaaaaacctgtGGATCACATGGATGGTGGCGCTGCAGAACGTATTGCAGCGTTAATAAAATCTTATCAGTTATGGCGTCCAGAAGAGTAGCCATTTTATCTTGGCATAGGCCACGTGCCAGAGCACACAATTAAATGCCATTCATTAACAACTGGGGAGGCTAAACTGGAGCTGAGAtaagttgattaattgaaaagtcaattgacagaaaaattaatcaacaaccATTGTGATGATTGTTTGATTGTGTAAGTCCCTCAATttggaggatttgctgctttactcTGTTTTCTATACTATGCCTTGAACTTGGACCCTGGGAAATTACGATGGacatttatcaattaatcagttaatatatataaaaaaagacaaattaactgacaacaaatgtatatattttttgcagCTCTAGTCTCAACCTGTGCCTGCAAACGTTGAAAAGTTTATAGTCGTAGTCCTGTTTCCGAAATGCAACAGCGTTTTGTGTAAAGATGGATAAATTGTGGCCGACCCAGGTGTTCGGAGAATGTCACTCCAACCGAGTTCAGACAGTCTCTACTGAGGACATTTTCATCTAGACATTGTTATTCTTCAGATACGTTTTAAAGACTGACATGATTTATACTACATAATTTATTCccatacaaggaatttgacttATTTTCTTCATGTAGTGAGAAAATATTGACCTTATTTCAACctgcattttcaaaacttttgtAGAAATAATTGTCAGTATCTTCAGactatatacatttttaatgtggcATCAtattatttgcaaaaaaaaaaacactttacaaaagTAAGAAATTTGAAGTTATTCCACATTTTACAAATCTAAACTTTCTGAGgcttctacctttttttttttttttttttttcctctttaaagggtgtttttgtgacttttttttcttttttgattcgAGGGTCCGGGACAGAGGCTGTCGTATCCTCTCGGTCCAATTTGTAAAGCTTCAAGGcatatttgtaattttaggCTATAGAAGATAAAGTTAACTAAACcctattaaaaaacaaaagtgtatcTAACCATGAGCCTCGTATCGTGGTGAACTTTGAGCGGATAATTTGATTACACACATCACACTGACCTTATAGGGAGGAACATGGCGATCAAGCAGGCCAGAGGGTTGGACACAGCAGCCATGGTGGCTGATAAGTGATAGGCGCTGTTCCCGTACGGCATGCATGAGTAGGACTGCACCGAGGGAAGCACCACGTTGGTCAGAGCATTCGTCCAGGCCAGAATCACAAAGATGTAAATCACCTGCATCCAGCTGTAAGCACCGGTGCCGAAGCCGCTTCTGCGCTTCTGGTTTGAAGGTCTGTACGGATCCATCATGGGCTTCTGCTCGGCccacttcctgtttctctgaGATTTCTCTTTCAGTCCATTCGTGTATTGATCGCTGGGATTCTCCCTGGCCACAGCCGGGTGGTAGTTGAGCAGCAGGAACGCCACCTGACACACCAGCATCATGGCActcaggaagaagaaaaacacctcAGCAGAGAAGTTGGCTGGCTGATACTGGGccctgaggtcagaggtcatagAGTGGTTGGAGGAGTTCAGGGTGTGGTTCAGAGATTGCGTGCTGTTTATGCAGTGGACTACCCCAACACCCTGGATCAAAGCCACTATAGCAGGCAGCAGGCCACTCACGCCCTCCCCAATGTAGTAGGTGGTGAGATACTGAGGCTTGAGGCGCATCATGAAGGGCAGGAAGGTGACGGAGGAAGTGCAGTCAACAGCAGCGAGGAAGAAAGTTAAGATGAGGAGGGCTACACTGCGAGGAACACCTGCCACAACAACAGTCTCCTTCCAGAAGAAACTCAGCAGGAAACTTGCCACAGTACCCAGGCTGATGATCACATATATGACGGCTGTCTCGTTCAGGGCGCCGGGCCGGAAGCGATGCATCAGGGTGACAAAGAGAGGCCCAACGTTGGCCATCTGGATGAGGACTGAGAGGTACGAGGGCAGGTACCAGCCCTCTGGGATCTGGGGAACAATCAGAGGCAGCTCCACCCAGAGGCCGTTGATGGAAACCCAGGAGCCCATTCCGAACAGACACGCCAACAGGTGGGTGAGAAGTGACATGTTTGGGATGGTTTTCTCTAGAAATGGACAAAGGTATATGTCAAGTTCAAGTTTAGTTCCAAGCTAGTTTATTAAATAGACTCTGACCTTTAAGTCACTACTGAATTTCCAAACTTGTACCTCAAATCTGAAACTGTTTGAAGCCATTCTGAAAGATGGTCCAACCCTGTGGTTgggactgaaatatctcagtaaCAatgggatggattgccatgaaatttgttcAAACATTCATGAAACATTCATGATGAATTCCTCTGacttctgaatttttatctagcgccaccat is a window of Xiphias gladius isolate SHS-SW01 ecotype Sanya breed wild chromosome 24, ASM1685928v1, whole genome shotgun sequence DNA encoding:
- the si:ch73-196l6.5 gene encoding riboflavin transporter 2, with product MSLLTHLLACLFGMGSWVSINGLWVELPLIVPQIPEGWYLPSYLSVLIQMANVGPLFVTLMHRFRPGALNETAVIYVIISLGTVASFLLSFFWKETVVVAGVPRSVALLILTFFLAAVDCTSSVTFLPFMMRLKPQYLTTYYIGEGVSGLLPAIVALIQGVGVVHCINSTQSLNHTLNSSNHSMTSDLRAQYQPANFSAEVFFFFLSAMMLVCQVAFLLLNYHPAVARENPSDQYTNGLKEKSQRNRKWAEQKPMMDPYRPSNQKRRSGFGTGAYSWMQVIYIFVILAWTNALTNVVLPSVQSYSCMPYGNSAYHLSATMAAVSNPLACLIAMFLPIRSLLLMGALTVIGSGVGAYIMGMAVLSPCPLLVNDTAGGVIIVSAWIVFVLALSYVKVIIGVILRDEGHGALVWCGAVVQLGSLLGAVTVFPLVSVHSYFSSGDPCSTKCV